Part of the Nitrosopumilus piranensis genome is shown below.
GTTAAAGTTTTAGGTGCTGCAAACGAGGTTGGCAGATCAGGTTTTTTGGTAAATTGCAATGGAACAAATCTCTTGTTAGATTATGGGGTATTATTTGGAAGAAGGGGCACACCACCACAATACCCACTACATGTAAAACCAAAGGACTTGGATGCGATAATCATCACACATGCCCATTTGGATCATTCTGGAAATGTTCCATCTCTTTTTGTAAGCGGAAATACTGATGTATATGCAACTCCACCAACATTTGATTTATCAAAATTATTAATTGAAGATATGCTAAAAATTGAGAAAAATTCGCATCCATTTGACATACCTGAATTAAACAACATGATGAAAAATGCAAAAGAGATTGGGTTTAAACAAAAAATAACCAAAGGTAATGCAACATTTGAGTTAAGAGAGTCTGGACATGTAATAGGTGGCAGCACTGTCTTGGTAGAATCTGAGAAGAAACGACTGTTCTATACAGGAGATATTAAAACAAATGGGTCAAGAATGCTTCGAGAGATGGATTTGGATATTGGTGAAATTGATATGTTGATTACTGAAAGTACCTATGCCATGACAGAACAAAAACCAAGAAAAGAATCAGAAGCTGAACTAATAGAATTTGCAAATGAAGTAATGG
Proteins encoded:
- a CDS encoding MBL fold metallo-hydrolase, whose protein sequence is MNVKVLGAANEVGRSGFLVNCNGTNLLLDYGVLFGRRGTPPQYPLHVKPKDLDAIIITHAHLDHSGNVPSLFVSGNTDVYATPPTFDLSKLLIEDMLKIEKNSHPFDIPELNNMMKNAKEIGFKQKITKGNATFELRESGHVIGGSTVLVESEKKRLFYTGDIKTNGSRMLREMDLDIGEIDMLITESTYAMTEQKPRKESEAELIEFANEVMDKKGILFIPSFSVERSQEIACILKNANFKHRIIMDGMALKVNQIMFKHPEYLRDPKMFSEAIKGATAITDHGERKRAMDEPCVVISPAGMLVGGNAVFYLQHLAFDDKNGIALVSYQGEGTPGKKLLETGKVSARGKDISVTAQVKQFEFSGHADRNELFDMIKKIKGNPKVLTVHGDSESCDSFAQEIHEKFGLEAYSPAVNEEIAV